The following proteins are encoded in a genomic region of Candidatus Goldiibacteriota bacterium:
- the fliE gene encoding flagellar hook-basal body complex protein FliE, protein MSAPTGITGLEGVLGKVNIPETVLNTVQPVQPEIKTGAADFGDILQTAIKSINETQINADNAISQLAAGQDIELHNVMLAVEQAGMTLQLALQVKNKITEAYQEIMRMQI, encoded by the coding sequence ATGTCAGCGCCAACAGGTATAACAGGTTTAGAAGGTGTGCTTGGAAAAGTTAACATACCGGAAACGGTATTAAATACTGTACAGCCAGTTCAGCCGGAAATTAAAACCGGTGCGGCGGATTTTGGAGACATTCTTCAGACAGCCATAAAGTCAATAAATGAAACGCAGATAAACGCGGACAATGCGATTTCGCAGCTTGCCGCGGGTCAGGACATAGAACTTCATAACGTAATGCTTGCTGTTGAACAGGCAGGCATGACGTTACAGCTGGCGCTTCAGGTTAAAAACAAAATAACCGAAGCTTACCAGGAAATAATGAGAATGCAAATCTAA
- the fliG gene encoding flagellar motor switch protein FliG: MPMNGEQKAATLLITLGPDLSAEVFRNLSDELVEQLTLQIANTKKITPQDRDSVMEESYQLALAEEYISQGGIDYARELLEKALGEQKAVEILNRLQGALQMTPFDFIKKTDPQQILNFIQNEHPQTIALVLAHLQPEQSSNILSSLPGDIQVDVATRIATMERATPEVIMEVEKVLERRIASVFTQEFASAGGVRSVAEMLNRVDRSTEKAIMEKLEETNPDLADEIKRLMFVFDDVLLLDDRTIQQILREIDSKDLVLALKGASEECKNKILKNMSSRARQMILEDMEVMGPVRIKTTEEAQQKIVNVIRQLEEMGEIVVARGGEEEIFV; encoded by the coding sequence ATGCCAATGAACGGTGAACAGAAAGCCGCGACACTTCTAATCACTCTAGGGCCGGATCTTTCGGCGGAAGTATTCAGAAATTTATCCGACGAGTTGGTAGAACAGCTTACGTTACAGATAGCTAATACAAAGAAGATTACCCCGCAGGACAGGGATTCCGTAATGGAGGAAAGCTATCAGCTTGCCCTCGCGGAAGAATACATATCCCAGGGCGGAATCGATTACGCAAGGGAGCTTCTTGAAAAAGCCCTTGGAGAACAGAAAGCCGTGGAAATATTAAACAGGCTGCAGGGCGCGCTTCAGATGACGCCTTTTGATTTCATTAAAAAGACAGACCCGCAGCAGATACTTAACTTCATTCAGAATGAGCATCCGCAGACAATCGCGCTTGTGCTTGCGCATCTTCAGCCGGAACAGTCATCAAATATTCTGTCTTCGTTACCGGGGGATATTCAGGTTGATGTTGCCACAAGGATAGCCACAATGGAAAGGGCAACCCCTGAAGTCATAATGGAAGTTGAAAAAGTTCTGGAAAGAAGAATAGCGTCCGTCTTTACACAGGAATTTGCTTCAGCCGGCGGCGTAAGGTCTGTTGCTGAAATGCTTAACAGGGTTGACAGAAGCACGGAAAAAGCGATTATGGAAAAACTTGAAGAAACAAATCCGGATCTTGCGGATGAAATTAAAAGGCTTATGTTCGTGTTTGATGACGTTCTGCTTCTGGATGACAGGACTATACAGCAGATATTAAGGGAAATAGATTCCAAGGACCTTGTACTTGCGCTTAAAGGCGCCTCTGAAGAGTGCAAAAATAAGATTCTTAAGAACATGTCCAGCCGCGCCCGCCAGATGATACTTGAAGATATGGAAGTTATGGGCCCTGTACGTATTAAGACAACAGAAGAAGCCCAGCAGAAGATTGTAAACGTCATCAGGCAGCTT
- the fliF gene encoding flagellar M-ring protein FliF, with the protein MNDFLLKTWERLKSFWQGQNKSGRILWVTVPSLILIGLIAIAFWTTAPNYSPLFSNLTSEDAGNIISELKDRKIPYKIGNNGKTISVPFKNVYDLRLEMASKGMIKGGGVGFEIFDKTNLGITDFTQRVNFVRALEGELGRTISNIDIIEEARVHLVLPKKELYEEKEKEPTASVLIKMKSGLKLSYDNVKSIIFLVSGSVEGMKPVNVTIIDSNGTVLSDIIKDELLEENSSSYSYSKQLKLTNQQITMQKDFEKDIQRRVDSMLSNVLGDKRATVRVNAELNFDQVEKKDEIYEPVVGGKGIIRSSKRNLENYTGVGTYPGGVPGTDSNVPGYKSAVSGNSQFTKSEVTENYEISKREKHVVETVGTVKRLSVAVIVDNLQPQQVNSVRNAVIAAAGLDLTRGDQVAVENISFDRTVEKAEMAKADMSAREKYMTTLTSLGIVLGILLFALLFLRSTLKPKAIREKLRRQIEMAAKDVRAEEEVEVPLEAVPSAAELAEAQKRAEMKRQITKIARENPKIIVQLIKRWLNEEKR; encoded by the coding sequence GTGAACGACTTTCTGTTAAAGACATGGGAGCGTTTAAAATCTTTCTGGCAGGGTCAGAACAAGTCCGGAAGAATTTTATGGGTTACCGTTCCGTCGCTTATTTTAATAGGGCTTATTGCAATTGCTTTCTGGACAACCGCGCCTAATTATTCGCCGCTGTTTTCCAATCTTACTTCCGAAGACGCGGGCAATATTATTTCGGAATTAAAAGACAGAAAGATTCCTTATAAAATAGGAAACAACGGCAAAACAATATCCGTACCGTTCAAAAATGTTTATGATTTAAGGCTTGAAATGGCATCAAAAGGAATGATAAAAGGCGGCGGTGTGGGTTTTGAAATTTTTGATAAAACCAACCTTGGAATAACGGATTTCACGCAGAGGGTAAATTTTGTAAGGGCGCTTGAAGGCGAGCTTGGAAGGACAATAAGCAATATTGATATTATAGAAGAAGCAAGGGTACACCTTGTACTTCCCAAAAAAGAATTATATGAAGAGAAAGAAAAAGAACCCACGGCATCCGTTTTAATAAAGATGAAATCGGGCTTAAAGTTAAGTTATGATAATGTCAAATCCATAATTTTCCTTGTTTCCGGCAGTGTTGAAGGAATGAAGCCGGTAAATGTAACAATAATAGATTCAAACGGGACTGTTTTAAGCGATATTATAAAAGATGAACTTCTGGAAGAAAATTCTTCCTCTTATTCCTACAGCAAGCAGCTTAAACTTACCAACCAGCAGATAACCATGCAGAAGGATTTTGAAAAGGACATACAGCGCAGGGTTGATTCCATGCTGTCAAACGTGCTTGGCGATAAAAGGGCGACGGTAAGGGTAAATGCCGAACTTAACTTTGACCAGGTGGAGAAAAAAGACGAAATATACGAACCTGTTGTGGGCGGGAAGGGTATTATAAGAAGTTCCAAAAGAAATCTTGAAAATTATACCGGTGTGGGCACTTATCCGGGCGGCGTTCCGGGAACAGATTCAAATGTTCCGGGTTATAAATCAGCCGTAAGCGGAAATTCGCAGTTTACAAAATCAGAAGTGACAGAAAATTACGAAATATCAAAAAGGGAAAAACATGTTGTGGAAACCGTTGGCACGGTAAAAAGGCTTTCTGTAGCCGTTATCGTTGACAACCTTCAGCCGCAGCAGGTTAATTCCGTAAGAAACGCGGTTATCGCGGCGGCCGGTCTTGACCTTACAAGAGGCGACCAGGTTGCTGTTGAAAATATAAGCTTTGACAGAACGGTTGAAAAAGCCGAAATGGCAAAAGCTGACATGAGCGCAAGGGAAAAATACATGACTACGCTCACCAGCCTTGGCATCGTACTTGGCATACTGCTCTTCGCGCTTCTATTCCTGCGTTCCACGCTGAAACCGAAAGCGATAAGGGAAAAGCTGCGCAGGCAGATAGAGATGGCGGCAAAAGACGTCAGGGCGGAAGAAGAAGTGGAAGTTCCGCTGGAAGCCGTGCCTTCAGCCGCGGAACTTGCTGAAGCCCAGAAACGAGCAGAAATGAAAAGGCAGATTACAAAGATTGCAAGGGAAAATCCCAAAATTATCGTCCAGCTTATCAAACGCTGGTTGAATGAAGAGAAGAGGTGA
- the flgC gene encoding flagellar basal body rod protein FlgC — MSAFDAFVISASGLTAERLRMDVISNNIANVNTTKTIDGGPYQRQRVVFEPRGEKVNSLFPAMFDKTIMASGFKGVKVTGVINDVNPPKLTYDPGHPDANKEGYVAMPNVNIVKEMVDMISATRAYEANVTALNSAKSMAAKALEIGKA; from the coding sequence ATGAGTGCATTTGATGCTTTTGTCATAAGCGCGTCCGGCCTTACAGCGGAACGCCTTAGAATGGATGTAATTTCAAATAATATAGCAAATGTTAATACTACAAAGACAATAGACGGCGGGCCGTACCAGCGCCAGCGTGTTGTTTTTGAACCAAGGGGAGAAAAAGTTAATTCTCTTTTTCCCGCGATGTTTGATAAAACAATAATGGCATCCGGTTTTAAAGGCGTTAAGGTTACAGGCGTAATTAATGATGTTAATCCGCCTAAGTTAACTTATGATCCGGGGCATCCGGACGCCAATAAAGAAGGTTATGTGGCAATGCCAAATGTGAATATAGTAAAAGAAATGGTTGATATGATATCCGCGACAAGGGCATATGAAGCCAATGTTACGGCTTTAAATTCCGCTAAATCAATGGCGGCCAAAGCACTTGAAATAGGCAAAGCTTAA